One part of the Micrococcus sp. 2A genome encodes these proteins:
- the gyrB gene encoding DNA topoisomerase (ATP-hydrolyzing) subunit B — protein sequence MSDATPENPAEVPAATPQPETPQASAEAAPAPRDRKVPGDYGASAITVLEGLEAVRKRPGMYIGSTGPRGLHHLVYEVVDNSVDEALAGYADGIDVTLQADGGVRVEDNGRGIPVDVHPTEGKPTVEVVMTILHAGGKFGGGGYAVSGGLHGVGISVVNALSRRVDTEVRRQGHAWRMSFANGGVPQGELVKGEETDATGTVQTFYPDPEIFESVEFDWETLRARFQQMAFLNKGLRITLTDERVQEDNAVQDDEIVGEGTAGDALEENGLDEAAPAPAPQRRTVTYRYENGLLDYVRHLNSSKKVELVHEDVIAFEAEDGDRSMAVEVAMQWTGAYSESVHTYANTINTHEGGTHEEGFRSALTALINRYARDKEILKPKEDNLTGEDIREGLTAVLSVKLAEPQFEGQTKTKLGNSEARGFVSKVVTEHLGDWLERNPGTAKEIIRKAIQASHARLAARKARDHARRKSPLESFGMPGKLADCSSKDPARCEVYIVEGDSAGGSAKQGRNPDTQAILPLRGKILNVERARLDKALGNAEIQSMITAFGTNIGEEFDLSKLRYHKIVLMADADVDGQHITTLLLTVLFRYMRPLIEAGHVFLAQPPLYRVKWSNAPHDYVFSDEERDAAIEAGLARGWRYPKDNGVQRYKGLGEMNYQELWDTTMDPEHRTLLQVTMEDAAAADAVFSMLMGEDVESRRGFIQQNAKDIRFLDI from the coding sequence GTGAGCGACGCAACGCCCGAGAACCCGGCCGAGGTGCCCGCGGCCACGCCGCAGCCCGAGACGCCGCAGGCCTCCGCCGAGGCCGCGCCGGCCCCGCGCGACCGCAAGGTGCCCGGCGACTACGGCGCCTCCGCCATCACGGTCCTCGAGGGCCTCGAGGCCGTGCGCAAGCGCCCCGGCATGTACATCGGCTCGACCGGCCCGCGCGGCCTCCACCACCTCGTGTACGAGGTGGTGGACAATTCCGTGGACGAGGCCCTGGCCGGGTACGCGGACGGGATCGACGTGACGCTGCAGGCCGACGGCGGCGTGCGCGTGGAGGACAACGGCCGCGGCATCCCCGTGGACGTCCACCCCACCGAGGGCAAGCCGACCGTGGAGGTCGTCATGACGATCCTGCACGCCGGCGGCAAGTTCGGCGGCGGCGGCTACGCCGTGTCCGGCGGTCTGCACGGCGTGGGCATCTCCGTGGTCAACGCGCTCTCCCGCCGCGTGGACACCGAGGTGCGCCGCCAGGGCCACGCGTGGCGCATGAGCTTCGCGAACGGCGGCGTGCCGCAGGGCGAGCTCGTGAAGGGCGAGGAGACGGACGCCACCGGCACCGTCCAGACCTTCTACCCGGACCCGGAGATCTTCGAGTCCGTGGAGTTCGACTGGGAGACGCTGCGCGCCCGCTTCCAGCAGATGGCGTTCCTGAACAAGGGCCTGCGCATCACGCTCACGGACGAGCGCGTCCAGGAGGACAACGCCGTCCAGGACGACGAGATCGTGGGGGAGGGCACCGCCGGGGACGCCCTCGAGGAGAACGGCCTCGACGAGGCCGCGCCCGCGCCCGCGCCCCAGCGCCGCACCGTGACCTACCGGTACGAGAACGGCCTGCTGGACTACGTGCGCCACCTGAACTCCTCCAAGAAGGTGGAGCTCGTGCACGAGGACGTCATCGCGTTCGAGGCCGAGGACGGGGACCGCTCCATGGCCGTCGAGGTGGCCATGCAGTGGACGGGCGCCTACTCGGAGTCCGTGCACACGTACGCCAACACCATCAACACCCATGAGGGCGGCACCCACGAGGAGGGCTTCCGCAGCGCCCTGACCGCCCTCATCAACCGGTACGCGCGGGACAAGGAGATCCTCAAGCCCAAGGAGGACAACCTCACGGGCGAGGACATCCGCGAGGGCCTGACGGCCGTGCTCTCCGTGAAGCTCGCAGAGCCGCAGTTCGAGGGCCAGACGAAGACCAAGCTGGGCAACTCCGAGGCCCGCGGCTTCGTGTCCAAGGTGGTCACGGAGCACCTGGGCGACTGGCTCGAGCGGAACCCGGGCACCGCGAAGGAGATCATCCGCAAGGCCATCCAGGCCTCGCACGCCCGCCTGGCGGCCCGCAAGGCGCGCGACCATGCGCGGCGGAAGTCCCCGCTCGAGTCCTTCGGCATGCCCGGCAAGCTCGCCGACTGCTCCTCGAAGGACCCAGCGCGCTGCGAGGTGTACATCGTGGAGGGCGACTCCGCCGGCGGCTCGGCCAAGCAGGGCCGCAACCCGGACACCCAGGCGATCCTCCCGCTGCGCGGCAAGATCCTGAACGTGGAGCGCGCCCGCCTGGACAAGGCCCTCGGCAACGCCGAGATCCAGTCCATGATCACGGCGTTCGGCACCAACATCGGCGAGGAGTTCGACCTCTCCAAGCTGCGGTATCACAAGATCGTGCTCATGGCCGATGCGGACGTGGACGGCCAGCACATCACCACGCTCCTGCTCACGGTGCTGTTCCGCTACATGCGCCCCCTCATCGAGGCGGGCCACGTGTTCCTGGCCCAGCCCCCGCTGTACCGCGTGAAGTGGTCCAACGCCCCGCACGACTACGTGTTCTCCGACGAGGAGCGTGACGCCGCGATCGAGGCCGGCCTGGCCCGCGGCTGGCGCTACCCCAAGGACAACGGCGTGCAGCGTTACAAGGGCCTGGGCGAGATGAACTACCAGGAGCTGTGGGACACCACCATGGACCCGGAGCACCGCACCCTGCTGCAGGTGACCATGGAGGACGCGGCCGCCGCGGACGCCGTGTTCTCCATGCTGATGGGCGAGGACGTCGAGTCCCGCCGCGGCTTCATCCAGCAGAACGCCAAGGACATCCGCTTCCTGGACATCTGA